A single genomic interval of Rhizobium leguminosarum bv. trifolii WSM1325 harbors:
- a CDS encoding urea ABC transporter, ATP-binding protein UrtD (KEGG: rec:RHECIAT_CH0003557 probable UreA or short-chain amide ABC transporter, ATP-binding protein~TIGRFAM: urea ABC transporter, ATP-binding protein UrtD~PFAM: ABC transporter related~SMART: AAA ATPase) produces MIPDDKPTSVLYLNGVSVSFDGFKALNSLSIVIEPGELRAIIGPNGAGKTTMMDIITGKTRPDEGEVFFNGTIDLTKKDEADIAQLGIGRKFQKPTVFESHTVWDNLELALNRRRGVFSTLFYRLSGEDKTRIEEILETVRLTHRRDEFAANLSHGQKQWLEIGMLLAQEPKLLLVDEPVAGMTDAETAETAILLKDIAKTRSVVVVEHDMGFIRDLGVKVTCLAEGSVLAEGSIDFVSSDPKVIENYLGR; encoded by the coding sequence ATGATCCCCGACGACAAACCCACCAGCGTGCTTTACCTCAACGGCGTCTCGGTTTCCTTCGATGGCTTCAAGGCGCTGAATTCGCTGTCGATCGTCATCGAACCCGGCGAGCTTCGCGCCATCATCGGCCCGAACGGCGCCGGCAAGACGACGATGATGGATATCATAACCGGCAAGACCAGGCCCGACGAGGGCGAGGTGTTCTTCAACGGCACGATCGATCTTACCAAGAAGGACGAGGCCGATATCGCCCAGCTCGGCATCGGCCGCAAGTTCCAGAAGCCGACGGTCTTCGAGAGCCATACGGTGTGGGACAATCTGGAGCTGGCGCTGAACCGCCGTCGCGGCGTGTTCTCAACACTGTTCTACCGGCTTTCGGGCGAGGACAAGACGCGCATCGAGGAGATCCTCGAAACGGTGCGGCTGACGCATCGCCGTGACGAATTCGCCGCCAATCTCTCGCACGGGCAGAAGCAATGGCTGGAGATCGGCATGCTCTTGGCGCAGGAGCCGAAGCTGTTGCTGGTCGACGAGCCGGTGGCCGGCATGACCGATGCGGAGACGGCGGAAACCGCGATCCTGCTCAAGGATATCGCCAAAACCCGGTCGGTCGTCGTCGTCGAACATGACATGGGCTTCATCCGAGACCTCGGCGTCAAGGTGACCTGCCTTGCTGAGGGATCGGTGCTGGCAGAGGGATCGATCGATTTTGTGAGTTCGGATCCGAAGGTCATCGAGAACTATTTGGGGCGGTGA
- a CDS encoding urea ABC transporter, ATP-binding protein UrtE (KEGG: rec:RHECIAT_CH0003555 putative ABC transporter, ATP-binding protein~TIGRFAM: urea ABC transporter, ATP-binding protein UrtE~PFAM: ABC transporter related~SMART: AAA ATPase), whose product MLTVENANLHYGAAQALRGISIKAEMGKITCVLGRNGVGKSSLLRAVTGQHPLSAGTVTFNDTKLNGLPPFARAKQGIGYVPQGREIFPLLTVKENLETGFAPLGRRDRNIPDDIFSLFPVLKSMLSRRGGDLSGGQQQQLAIGRAMVTRPRILVLDEPTEGIQPSIIKDIGRAIRYLRDSTGMAILLVEQYLDFCRELADYVYIMDRGEIVHEGLAETLDTPEARRHLTV is encoded by the coding sequence ATGCTGACAGTCGAAAACGCAAACCTCCACTACGGCGCCGCTCAGGCGCTGCGCGGCATCTCGATCAAAGCGGAGATGGGCAAGATTACCTGCGTGCTGGGGCGTAACGGCGTGGGGAAGAGTTCTCTTCTGCGCGCCGTTACCGGCCAGCATCCGCTGTCGGCCGGTACCGTCACCTTCAATGATACCAAGCTCAACGGCCTGCCACCCTTTGCCCGCGCCAAGCAGGGCATCGGCTATGTGCCGCAGGGACGCGAAATCTTTCCGCTGCTGACAGTCAAGGAAAATCTCGAAACCGGCTTTGCTCCGCTTGGCCGCCGCGACCGCAACATCCCCGATGACATCTTCAGTCTCTTCCCGGTGCTGAAGTCGATGTTGTCACGTCGCGGCGGCGATCTTTCCGGCGGGCAGCAGCAGCAGCTGGCGATCGGGCGGGCCATGGTGACGCGGCCGAGGATTCTCGTGCTCGACGAGCCGACCGAGGGCATTCAGCCATCGATCATCAAGGATATCGGCAGGGCGATCCGCTATTTGCGCGACTCCACAGGCATGGCGATCCTGCTCGTCGAGCAGTATCTCGATTTCTGCCGCGAGCTTGCCGACTATGTCTACATCATGGACCGCGGCGAAATCGTGCATGAAGGGCTTGCCGAGACGCTGGATACGCCGGAGGCCCGCCGCCACCTGACTGTCTGA
- a CDS encoding urease, beta subunit (KEGG: rec:RHECIAT_CH0003551 urease protein, beta subunit~TIGRFAM: urease, beta subunit~PFAM: Urease beta subunit), with translation MIPGEIFAASGDIELNAGAPTVTLEVSNTGDRPVQVGSHYHFAETNAGLSFDRAAAHGKRLDIPAGTAVRFEPGQTRSVTLIPLSGKREVYGFRQLVMGKL, from the coding sequence ATGATTCCAGGCGAAATCTTTGCCGCGAGCGGCGACATCGAACTGAATGCCGGCGCGCCGACGGTGACGCTGGAGGTTTCCAATACGGGCGATCGGCCGGTGCAGGTCGGCAGCCACTATCATTTCGCCGAGACCAATGCGGGACTTTCCTTCGATCGCGCGGCGGCGCATGGCAAGCGGCTCGATATCCCGGCGGGAACGGCCGTGCGCTTCGAGCCGGGGCAGACGCGCTCGGTGACGCTGATCCCGCTTTCCGGCAAGCGCGAGGTCTACGGTTTCCGTCAGCTGGTGATGGGCAAGCTTTAA
- a CDS encoding protein of unknown function DUF1272 (PFAM: protein of unknown function DUF1272~KEGG: ret:RHE_CH03309 urease-associated protein~SNP /replace=C) has protein sequence MLELRPNCECCDKDLPPDSTEARICTYECTFCADCVDGVLKGVCPNCGGNLVARPIRPAAMLAKNPASTKRVLKAEGCAPKAA, from the coding sequence ATGCTCGAGCTCAGGCCCAATTGCGAATGCTGCGACAAGGATCTGCCGCCTGATAGCACTGAGGCACGGATCTGCACTTATGAATGCACCTTCTGCGCCGATTGCGTGGACGGCGTGCTGAAGGGTGTCTGCCCGAACTGCGGCGGCAATCTCGTTGCGAGGCCTATTCGGCCGGCGGCGATGCTTGCCAAAAATCCCGCGTCGACGAAGCGTGTGCTAAAAGCCGAGGGCTGCGCGCCCAAGGCGGCTTAA
- a CDS encoding urea ABC transporter, permease protein UrtB (TIGRFAM: urea ABC transporter, permease protein UrtB~PFAM: inner-membrane translocator~KEGG: rec:RHECIAT_CH0003559 probable UreA or short-chain amide ABC transporter, permease protein), with protein sequence MYRAIKIFLITVCLTFSGLTFSGVIISSEVHAQDDIHVLIDALGVGDFPEREEAIKALVASKDPHVSQILQQLSDGLLYVNSDGGPVLLQGGTDDEPTYSDPITGEAAADVDPDLMTKVKINNALRGVIGAATSQLTLMSPDRSARLAAAQGLLKDADPANLDLLNSALAAEKDAEIKNTMEAARAVLLLKTDASVEDKKAAIDTIAARGNRDALTILTTTLETAPDDLKPAIQADISSINRSLALWDIVQNIWYGLSLGSVLLLAAIGLAITFGVMGVINMAHGEMVMIGAYTTYVVQEYITSAFPELADYSLAFAVPAAFVFTGFVGLVIERAVIRYLYGRPLETLLATWGVSLILQQAVRSSFGPTNREVRNPTWMSGVFDLGGLSITWNRLWIIVFSMVVFVALLLLLKRSAFGLQMRAVTQNRRMASSMGIRTGWVDAFTFALGSGIAGIAGVALSQIDNVSPNLGQSYIIDSFMVVVFGGVGNLWGTLVGALSLGVVNKFLEPFAGAVLGKILVLVLIILFIQKRPRGLFALKGRAVEA encoded by the coding sequence ATGTATCGCGCCATAAAGATTTTCCTCATCACGGTTTGCCTGACATTTTCGGGCCTGACATTTTCGGGCGTGATAATCTCGAGCGAAGTCCATGCCCAGGATGATATCCACGTGCTTATCGACGCGCTCGGCGTCGGCGACTTCCCGGAACGCGAAGAGGCCATCAAGGCGCTGGTCGCTTCCAAGGATCCGCATGTCAGCCAGATCCTGCAGCAGTTGAGCGACGGCCTTCTCTACGTCAATTCCGATGGCGGCCCGGTTCTTCTCCAGGGCGGTACCGATGACGAACCGACCTATTCCGATCCGATCACCGGCGAAGCCGCTGCCGATGTCGATCCGGATCTGATGACGAAGGTGAAGATCAACAACGCGCTTCGCGGCGTCATCGGCGCCGCCACCAGCCAGCTGACGCTGATGAGCCCGGACCGCTCCGCGCGGCTTGCCGCGGCGCAGGGCCTCCTGAAAGATGCCGATCCCGCCAATCTCGACCTGCTGAACTCGGCGCTTGCGGCCGAAAAGGACGCTGAGATCAAGAATACGATGGAAGCGGCGCGCGCAGTGCTGCTGCTCAAGACGGATGCGAGCGTCGAAGACAAGAAGGCTGCGATCGATACGATCGCGGCGCGCGGCAATCGCGATGCGCTGACCATCCTCACGACCACACTCGAAACCGCGCCTGACGACCTGAAGCCGGCGATCCAGGCGGATATCAGCTCCATCAATCGCAGCCTGGCGCTGTGGGATATCGTCCAGAACATCTGGTACGGATTGTCTCTCGGCTCGGTCCTGCTGCTTGCCGCGATCGGCCTTGCCATCACCTTCGGCGTCATGGGCGTCATCAACATGGCGCATGGCGAAATGGTGATGATCGGCGCCTACACCACCTATGTGGTGCAGGAATACATTACTTCCGCCTTTCCTGAACTTGCCGATTATTCGCTGGCCTTTGCCGTGCCTGCGGCCTTCGTCTTTACCGGCTTCGTCGGTCTGGTGATCGAGCGCGCCGTCATCCGCTATCTCTACGGCCGGCCGCTCGAAACGCTGCTCGCCACCTGGGGCGTGTCGCTGATCCTGCAGCAGGCGGTGCGCAGCAGCTTCGGCCCGACCAACCGCGAGGTCCGCAATCCGACCTGGATGTCCGGCGTCTTCGATCTCGGCGGGCTCTCCATCACGTGGAACCGACTGTGGATCATCGTCTTTTCGATGGTGGTCTTTGTGGCGCTGCTCCTGCTGCTCAAACGGTCCGCCTTCGGCCTGCAGATGCGTGCCGTTACGCAGAACCGGCGCATGGCGTCGTCGATGGGCATCCGCACCGGCTGGGTCGATGCCTTCACCTTCGCGCTCGGCTCGGGCATTGCCGGCATCGCCGGCGTGGCGCTCAGCCAGATCGACAATGTCTCGCCGAACCTCGGTCAATCCTACATCATCGACAGCTTCATGGTCGTCGTCTTCGGCGGTGTCGGCAATCTCTGGGGCACGCTGGTCGGTGCACTCTCGCTCGGCGTCGTCAACAAGTTCCTCGAGCCCTTCGCCGGCGCGGTGCTCGGCAAGATCCTGGTGCTCGTCCTCATCATTCTCTTCATCCAGAAGCGTCCCCGCGGGCTCTTCGCACTCAAAGGAAGGGCGGTGGAAGCATGA
- a CDS encoding Urease accessory protein UreD (PFAM: Urease accessory protein UreD~KEGG: ureD; urease accessory protein; K03190 urease accessory protein), translated as MTIAAAGTRPQRAEGRGHLAAKLFDGRTRIRELYQEGAAKIRLPDTFDASMEAVIINTAGGLTGGDRMDWSVDAGPGTRIDVTTQACEKIYKASAGIAEVATSIKVGAQARVDWLPQETILFDRAALFRRLDVDLDESAEFLAVEAVLLGRKAMGEAVVSGLFRDRWRIRRSGQLIHAEELRLSEGVAALAARRAVLGGQVAFATLLYAGPLSEAYLSKVRPLVEGSMGGASAWNGKLVVRLAAADGFSLRKILIPVISALRNGAPVPKVWNL; from the coding sequence ATGACGATCGCGGCGGCAGGCACGAGACCGCAAAGAGCGGAAGGGCGCGGGCATCTGGCGGCAAAGCTGTTCGATGGCCGCACGCGTATCCGTGAACTCTATCAGGAGGGGGCAGCGAAGATCCGCCTGCCCGATACCTTCGACGCCTCCATGGAAGCCGTCATCATCAATACTGCTGGCGGTTTGACGGGCGGCGATCGGATGGATTGGAGCGTTGATGCCGGCCCCGGCACGCGCATCGACGTCACCACTCAGGCTTGCGAGAAGATCTACAAGGCATCGGCCGGCATCGCCGAGGTGGCGACCAGCATCAAGGTCGGAGCCCAAGCCCGTGTCGACTGGCTGCCGCAGGAAACGATCCTCTTCGACCGGGCCGCACTTTTCCGCCGGCTGGATGTCGATCTTGACGAGAGCGCCGAATTTCTGGCTGTCGAAGCCGTGCTGCTCGGCCGCAAGGCGATGGGTGAGGCGGTGGTATCGGGGCTGTTCCGCGATCGCTGGCGGATCCGCCGCTCGGGTCAACTGATCCATGCCGAGGAACTCAGGCTTTCCGAAGGTGTGGCGGCACTGGCGGCGCGGCGGGCCGTGCTCGGCGGACAGGTGGCCTTTGCGACGCTGCTTTATGCCGGGCCGCTTTCAGAAGCCTATCTTAGCAAGGTCCGGCCGCTGGTCGAAGGATCGATGGGCGGTGCGAGCGCCTGGAATGGCAAACTCGTCGTCCGCCTTGCCGCAGCCGACGGCTTCTCACTCAGAAAAATCCTGATCCCGGTCATTTCCGCCTTGCGCAATGGTGCGCCTGTGCCGAAAGTCTGGAATCTATGA
- a CDS encoding urea ABC transporter, urea binding protein (TIGRFAM: urea ABC transporter, urea binding protein~KEGG: ret:RHE_CH03317 UreA or short-chain amide ABC transporter, substrate-binding protein): MNLRTTIAGAALGAVMAASAAFSGAVAADDTIKVGILHSLSGTMAISETTLKDAMLMLIDEQNKKGGLLGKKLEAVVVDPASDWPLFAEKARELIQKDKVAAVFGCWTSSSRKSVLPVFEETNSILFYPVQYEGEESSRNIFYTGAAPNQQAIPAVDYLMEKEGVKRFVLEGTDYVYPRTTNKILEAYLISKGIPKEDIMTNYTPFGFSDWQTEVSKIKEFGSTGKKTAVVSTINGDANVPFYKELGNKGIKATDIPVVAFSVGEEELAGLDTKPLVGHLAAWNYFESVESPANKKFIKDWHAFTKNDKRVTNDPMEAAYIGFNAWVKAVQAAGTTDTDKVLDTIIGVSVPNLSGGYATVMPNHHITKPVLIGEIQADGQFEIVQQTPAVVGDEWSDFLPDSKDLISDWRKPMSCGNFNVATGKCGGKGS, from the coding sequence ATGAATCTCAGAACTACTATTGCGGGCGCTGCACTCGGCGCCGTCATGGCGGCCTCGGCTGCCTTCAGCGGTGCGGTTGCCGCCGACGATACGATCAAGGTCGGCATTCTGCACTCGCTTTCCGGCACCATGGCCATCTCCGAGACCACGCTCAAGGACGCCATGCTGATGCTCATCGACGAGCAGAACAAGAAGGGCGGCCTTCTCGGCAAGAAGCTCGAGGCCGTCGTCGTCGACCCGGCTTCCGACTGGCCGCTATTTGCCGAAAAGGCACGTGAGCTGATCCAGAAGGACAAGGTTGCCGCCGTCTTCGGTTGCTGGACGTCCTCGTCGCGCAAGTCCGTTCTGCCGGTTTTCGAAGAGACCAACTCGATCCTCTTCTACCCGGTCCAGTATGAAGGCGAAGAGTCCTCGCGCAACATCTTCTACACCGGTGCTGCTCCGAACCAGCAGGCCATTCCTGCTGTCGACTACCTGATGGAAAAAGAAGGCGTCAAGCGCTTCGTTCTCGAAGGTACGGACTACGTTTATCCGCGCACGACCAACAAGATTCTCGAGGCATACCTGATTTCGAAGGGTATTCCGAAAGAAGACATCATGACCAACTACACGCCGTTCGGCTTCTCCGACTGGCAGACCGAAGTTTCCAAGATCAAGGAATTCGGTTCGACCGGCAAGAAGACCGCCGTCGTTTCCACGATCAACGGCGATGCCAACGTTCCGTTCTACAAGGAACTGGGCAACAAGGGCATCAAGGCAACCGACATCCCCGTCGTCGCCTTCTCGGTTGGCGAAGAAGAGCTTGCCGGCCTCGACACCAAGCCGCTCGTCGGCCATCTCGCTGCCTGGAACTACTTCGAGTCGGTCGAAAGCCCGGCGAACAAGAAGTTCATCAAGGACTGGCACGCTTTCACCAAGAACGACAAGCGCGTGACGAACGACCCGATGGAAGCTGCGTATATCGGCTTCAATGCATGGGTTAAGGCCGTCCAGGCTGCCGGCACGACCGATACCGACAAGGTTCTCGACACCATTATCGGCGTCAGCGTTCCGAACCTCTCCGGCGGTTATGCGACCGTCATGCCGAACCACCACATCACCAAGCCGGTGCTGATCGGTGAAATCCAGGCCGACGGCCAATTCGAAATCGTCCAGCAGACACCTGCCGTCGTCGGCGACGAATGGTCAGATTTCCTGCCTGACTCCAAGGATCTGATCTCCGATTGGCGCAAGCCGATGTCCTGCGGCAACTTCAACGTCGCTACGGGCAAGTGCGGTGGCAAGGGCTCCTGA
- a CDS encoding urease, gamma subunit (KEGG: rec:RHECIAT_CH0003553 urease protein, gamma subunit~TIGRFAM: urease, gamma subunit~PFAM: Urease gamma subunit region) gives MNLTPREKDKLLISMAAMVARRRLERGVKLNYPEAIALISDFVVEGARDGRPVAELMEAGAHVIGRSQVMEGIAEMIHDVQVEATFPDGTKLVTVHEPIR, from the coding sequence ATGAACCTCACTCCGAGAGAAAAAGACAAGCTGTTGATTTCCATGGCGGCGATGGTGGCGCGGCGGCGACTGGAGCGCGGCGTCAAGCTGAACTATCCCGAAGCGATCGCGCTGATCAGCGACTTCGTCGTCGAAGGCGCGCGCGATGGCCGCCCGGTTGCCGAGCTGATGGAAGCCGGCGCCCATGTGATCGGCCGCTCCCAGGTGATGGAGGGCATTGCCGAGATGATCCACGACGTGCAGGTGGAGGCGACGTTTCCTGATGGCACCAAGCTCGTCACCGTGCACGAGCCGATCCGGTGA
- a CDS encoding protein of unknown function DUF1311 (PFAM: protein of unknown function DUF1311~KEGG: rec:RHECIAT_CH0003550 probable urease-associated protein), whose translation MRLNICLVGAAMLLTAGAASAEDVDCNSPKTQSDMTACEAARHEAADKALNAQYKKTRAVLTAIDKDLDGDRKGAEQALVKAQRAWIDYRDAECDAFGFQARGGTMEPMLVAGCLANITDKRTKELKELEDTMSN comes from the coding sequence ATGCGCTTGAATATCTGCCTCGTCGGGGCGGCGATGCTGCTGACGGCAGGTGCTGCCTCTGCTGAGGATGTCGATTGCAACAGTCCCAAGACGCAATCGGACATGACTGCCTGCGAGGCGGCGCGTCATGAGGCCGCCGACAAGGCTTTGAATGCGCAATACAAGAAGACCCGCGCCGTCCTGACAGCGATCGACAAGGACCTGGATGGCGACAGGAAGGGTGCAGAGCAGGCGCTGGTCAAGGCGCAGCGCGCCTGGATCGATTATCGCGACGCCGAATGCGACGCCTTCGGCTTTCAGGCCCGCGGCGGCACGATGGAGCCGATGCTGGTCGCCGGGTGTCTCGCCAACATCACGGACAAACGCACGAAAGAGCTGAAAGAGCTCGAAGATACGATGAGCAACTAG
- a CDS encoding urea ABC transporter, permease protein UrtC (TIGRFAM: urea ABC transporter, permease protein UrtC~PFAM: inner-membrane translocator~KEGG: rec:RHECIAT_CH0003558 probable UreA or short-chain amide ABC transporter, permease protein), whose translation MITAFLLRSLDRKIVIAIALLLLVAVLVPVLNLMTGPSNPLHVPTYIMSLFGKYLTYALLALALDLVWGFCGILSLGHGAFFALGGYAMGMYLMRQIGTRGSYGDPVLPDFMVFLNWKDLPWFWFGFNHFWFAALMVLVVPGLLAFVFGWFAFRSRVNGVYLSIITQAMTYALLLAFFRNDMGFGGNNGLTDFKDIIGFSVQADGTRAVLFAATAIFLALSLLIASAIVRSKFGKVLVGVRDAESRTRFLGYRVEHFKLFTFVVSAMMAGIAGALYVPQVGIINPGEFAPANSIEVVIWTAVGGRATLIGPIIGAILVNGGKTIFTGLFPEFWLFALGGLFVAVTLFLPKGVVGTIAQYLGKRKVVSKVAPSAAEEDGIEPKIQAAE comes from the coding sequence ATGATAACGGCCTTCCTTCTCCGATCACTCGATCGAAAGATCGTCATTGCCATCGCCCTCCTGCTTCTGGTCGCGGTTCTTGTGCCGGTCCTGAACCTGATGACGGGGCCGAGCAATCCGCTGCACGTGCCGACTTATATCATGTCGCTGTTCGGCAAGTATCTGACCTATGCGCTGCTGGCGCTGGCGCTTGATCTCGTCTGGGGCTTCTGCGGTATCCTCTCCCTCGGCCACGGTGCCTTCTTTGCGCTCGGCGGCTATGCGATGGGCATGTATCTGATGCGCCAGATCGGCACGCGCGGCAGCTACGGAGATCCTGTTCTGCCCGACTTCATGGTGTTCCTGAACTGGAAGGATCTGCCCTGGTTCTGGTTCGGCTTCAACCATTTCTGGTTTGCGGCGCTGATGGTGCTCGTCGTGCCCGGCCTGCTCGCCTTCGTCTTCGGCTGGTTTGCCTTCCGCTCACGCGTCAACGGCGTCTATCTCTCGATCATCACCCAGGCGATGACCTATGCGCTGCTGCTGGCCTTCTTCCGCAACGACATGGGCTTCGGCGGCAACAACGGCCTTACCGATTTCAAGGACATTATCGGTTTTAGCGTCCAGGCTGACGGCACGCGTGCAGTCCTCTTTGCGGCAACTGCGATCTTCCTGGCTCTATCGCTGCTGATCGCCTCGGCGATCGTGCGCTCGAAGTTCGGCAAGGTGCTGGTCGGCGTACGCGATGCCGAAAGCCGCACGCGCTTCCTCGGCTACCGCGTCGAGCATTTCAAGCTCTTCACTTTCGTCGTCTCGGCGATGATGGCCGGTATTGCCGGCGCGCTCTACGTGCCGCAGGTCGGCATCATCAATCCCGGCGAATTCGCGCCTGCCAATTCGATCGAAGTCGTCATCTGGACGGCGGTCGGTGGGCGGGCGACGCTGATAGGTCCGATCATCGGCGCGATCCTCGTCAACGGCGGCAAGACGATCTTCACCGGCCTCTTCCCGGAGTTCTGGCTGTTTGCGCTCGGCGGCCTCTTCGTTGCCGTCACGCTGTTCTTGCCCAAGGGGGTCGTTGGCACGATCGCCCAATATCTCGGCAAGCGGAAGGTCGTCTCCAAGGTGGCACCATCGGCGGCTGAGGAAGATGGCATCGAGCCGAAAATCCAGGCAGCGGAGTGA